The Zalophus californianus isolate mZalCal1 chromosome 6, mZalCal1.pri.v2, whole genome shotgun sequence DNA window GCAACATTCTCATAGCAGAGAATGGAAATGGGGTAAATATAGCTGATCTTGTCATATCCTGATGACTTGGCTGTGATAAGAGTGTGAGTTCTAATGGACTCTTTTTTACCATATGTGAATTTCAAATCAATCCCCAGCACTGGGGCTGGTAAGGTCTTAGATAGTTTCCAATGATCCCACCTCATAGCATGCATGTTCTTGTGTGATCTTCACCCCTTGAGTGTGGACAGGATCTGTGACTTgtttctaaccaatagaatagaGTGCACTTGATGAGATGTTAACTCCCTGATAATGCTACATAGGATTGTAACTTCCATCCTGCTTACAAACTTTTGACTCTCTCCCTTGCCGGTTTTTATGGAGTAAGTCTTCTTATGGAGGGGTCCATTGGGCGAGAAACTGAAAGCAGCCTCCAGCCAACAGTACTGAGCAAGGAACTGAATCCTTCCAATAGCACATGAGCTTGGAGGTGGATCTTTTTAGAGGAGAGCCTCAAAAGGTATCCCAACTCTGGCCAACATCTTTAGCAGTAGCCATGCCTTGGCCAACACCATTACTATAACCCTGTGAGACCTTGAGCCATGCTCAGATTCCAGACCCACGGAGACTGTGAGGTAATAAATAGATGTTGTCTTAATCTGGTAAGATTGTAGTAACTTCTTATGCAACAATAAATAATATGCAATACACAGTAAACAAGACACGTCTTCAAGATATGTAAAGCAGAGTATGTGCTTATGCTCGGCTAAATGTGCCACTCAGGCAATGCTTTGGAATATCAGGTAGTGGTTTGTTTTAAGGTTGTGTTCACCTTTCAAGCTTTTGATTTTGacatctctgtctctcattagTACAGATGTCAAATCACAAGCACATGGTTTATATGTGAATAACTTTTCCATGGActcagaattagagagataaaaTGTGTGTGTTCAGGTAATTAGAAAGTcgtaaaaacataaaaaacaaaagggaaacgTGTGTATTGTTGGGCTCATGACAGGTGGCATGGGAAAATTCCACTAGCTTCTTCAAGCCTCTCCATGTAGTTTGACACACGATCCAGGAAGAACCAGtgtgtttaaaagaaatatgcataCATACTCACAGGGGAGATGGGGTTGTGAGGATGTTCAGTACAGAGAATGATCTGTTTTGGAATAAGAGCTCTAGAGACTGAGAAGTGGGAGAAATAAATTCTTCATTtggttattcattcaacaaataacttTTGGCTTGGCTTCCAAGAACCAGGCCCTTCTAGATGGTGGAGATAAAGAAGGGGGGAATCTAGCCTTACCAACAAACTCACAATCTAGCATGGATAAGAGCTCTGATGCAGTCTTGTAGAAACAGATTCTAGCAGATACTTTACGTGCATTGGCTTATTtgattcagaaaacaaaagtctAATTGAAGTTTGGGAGTCATAGAGCAAGCAAAGTGCAAAGCTGGAATTTGATCCTGAGTCTTCTGACTTTAGAAATTGCTTTTGGCCCTGTTCCTGTCTTCTGGCTTAAAAAGAGTCTCTCACTTTACAAAAGTTATCAtgttattataaaacatttagaaaatatgagaaaataagtgGACAAAAACATTCACTTGATCTCACTGCCATTTCTGTACAGCTATCATTCTGGAAAGTTATAGGTATTTTagtggacagatggacagataaTTATCTATGTGAGTCTAGTTGGATAAGCAAGTTGTGTTTGATTTTCCAAGCCCTTTGAGGTTTCTTGCTTTGAGGGATTTTTGCTGGACGCTACTTAAAATCAGCAGCTCTTCTGACTCTCCTAAAAGCCTAACCTCATAGAAAAGATGATGTTTCCTTATCccatagaaagaaagagaggggttCTCTTAACTgatcaaaaggagaaagaagcacTTTCTAGACagttaagagattaaaaaaaaaaaaaagcaatggatCCTACTTAGGGGGGTGAGACAcggtggtggaggtggggagcccTCAGAGAAGGGAAGCTGTGGAGTTCACCAGAAAGGGTAGACCCCAGGGACAAGGCCAACCCCAAACATGGCACAAAAACTAGCAGCACCTCTGCATCTAAAGGACCACAGGGTCATGTGCCTTGGCATACAGCATGGAAGAAATAGCATTTACCTGAGCTAATGACCTGTGACAAATGACCTGAGGGATCCTTCCAATAATTTGGGTCTCCTTAAGACCCAGGGATTCCTGCACAACTCTGAAAAGGAGAAAACTCCAGTTATGGGtgagagaaaatattctaaaaaaatattctgcattCTTGCACCAGGGGTGCTGGGAGGCAGatggaaagaaaacataacaCTTCTGACACCCCTGACTTTATGGACTAATAGCCACAAAATCCATGCTTGCTCTGCCAGCTCTGTAAATATTAATTTAGAGAGTATGACCTAGCGGACACTTTTAAGGGATACTAAGACAGATAAGGCAGGATCTCTTCACTTGTAgtctattgaaaaaaaataaaaataaataagccttttAAGAATTGTATATATCAAGTGTCCAGTGGATCCAGATGATGCCTTTCTCAATTTTGCAAGTGATAGTCAATCAGTTaggcttctccagagaaatagaaccagtaagacagacagacagatagatgattagatagataaatagatagatagatagatagatagatagatagatagatagatagagaatTATCTCAGGGAATTGGCTGATGTGATTGTGGAATCTGGCTGGGCAAATCCTAAATTTTAGGGCAAGCCAGCAGGCAGGAAACTCTCAGGCAGAAGTAGATGCTACAGACTTGAGGCAGAATTTTCCTTCCCCTAGAAGACCTCAATTTTACTTGTAAGGCCATTGAATTGATTAAGGTACACCCAGATTATCAAagataaactttatttaaaatcaacCAATGGGACAGCGGTTAACCACATCTCTAAAATACCATCACAGAAATACGTGGATTAGTGTTTAAGTGAATAAGTGGGTACTGTAGCTTaccaagttgatacataaaactAGCCAAGTTGATACAGAAGCCTAACCATTCTACACAGGAACTGGGAGACCAGAAGCAGAACTGGCAGCTGACCAGGAGCTCACCAGGTGCAGGAGGAAGGCAAGGCAAGGTGCGATCGAGGCAGGAAAGCACAAGGTAGGCTTTGGGGAAGGCTGAATGGTCCTATGCAGCTGGGACCAAAGAGGAGGGAGATGAGCTGAGAGCAAACTGGGACTTGCGGGCCCATGAGCCGGTCAATGGAAGGTCCCCTGTGGCTTTTTGCTTATAACTTGATCATATTCAAGTTCTAGAAAGACTAGTCTGGGGTCAGCGTGGGCAATAGTGGAGGAGCAGGTTTGGAAGGTTTAGAGGAGAGGTGACGGTCTGAATCCCAGGACCAGCAATGAGGACAGAGGGGAGGACAGGATTGGGAAGATACGGAAGAGCTGACTCCATGGGCCTCGCGGGCCTCCGTGCCGGTCACCATTCATCCCCCGCTGCGCTACTGGGCAATCTCCAGTAGTGGAGACAACATACGTGACAATATCATGGCTACGCTTGCCTAGAGAGCACTGAACCCGACACAGGGACGCATACCGACAAAAACcacgtgtgtgcgcgcgcgcgcacacacacgcacacacgtgatCTTTCAGGGCGGACACTATTTCCCCCCACATGTAATCTCACCCAGGAACTTGTGCAGTTGGGAGGCCCAGAAACAGTTTCAGATTCTAGCTTTCAAAGTCACAGCTAGAAACCCCGCCTATACTCTCTTCACAAAATGGAATAGTAGAGCATGAGGGTGCATAGCGAGAGTGGGTTGATAAATATCTTAAATCCCAGGTTCGATTTCCACTACAATTCCTTGAGCCTTATGTAGGAAGAGCAGGGAATTCCTGTTTGATCAGAGTCCGTTGGGATTTATCTTTTTCCAGTGTTTTGGCAACAACCACTACTCACACTGAGTAGGTTGCCTTGGCATCTATAGAATAGTCCCTGAATCTGAAATCCAAGAAGTGCCCTCAAGATCGGCCTCGTGTGGAACTGAGtctcaacaccaccaccacccccatagGCAAATCTGGCCCCTAAGTCCCGACCTGAATGCACACCTGCTTGCCCACTGTCTCCTCAACCCCTTCATCTTTCCCCCTGAGCACATCAGATTATTCCAGACTTTCTTCCACCTCCCTTATCTCTGCCTTCAGGGAAGaaattcaacatttgtatacaccattttgaaataatttattcaaaatagcATGTGCTGAGCATGCGTGCCACGTTCTGAGCTAAGCACCAGGGATCCAGAAATGCATGAGAAACAGTGTCTTGCCCTCCAGGAgcacaagagaaagaaattatcaaGACAATGAAGGGAATGTAGCCTTCACCTGGGATTGGAAGGCAAGTAAATATGGAATGGGGTTGGCCATGAACACACATGATGGAGAAAATGTTTCAGGGCTAACATTACACACCAAGAGTCTGGGGACAAAGGGGCTCTCTTGGGACTAGCTCAAAAGTGGGGGAGGAGGTTGGACTGAAACCTCTTCCAGGGGACCAAGTGATGGTGTCCCATCTGGAGACTCCTGGTCATTTCCAATTGAAGAGCAGGtggcaaaagagaaaggaaatgggatTGGTGTCCTACACTATTCGCCTCCTTTGTGATGACCAATGGAGGGACTTTGGTGTGGGAGCGCTATCAGGTCGGGATTCCTGACAGTCAGGGACCGTGGTATGGGGGAAGCAAGGTGTTTCTCCGCAGTGTCACCTGAGTGAGGGGGCTATGCCCTTGTGTGGAGTCAGATGGTGCCCTCCCCTTTGAGTCTTTTGGCTCTTTCCCCGACCTGGGGTCCAATCTTTCTctgtgaacaaaagaaaaagaggaggataAGAAGCAGAAAAGTACACAAAGACATCCATGTTGGAGGGGAAGAAAATGAGTCAGTGGAACAGTGATTCCTGAACTTTCTCACTTCGTGGCACACATGGAAAAGAGTATGTGAAGAGCACATTGGGGTACCGAGATGTTTGGCCTAGgcccacccagatgccctggggACAATGTGCACCATGATCTTCACACCCCTATAGCCCACACTGATGGAAAAGCTCAAGAGAGGTGGCTTCTACCAAAAGAGACAAAGGAACAGGAGAAATATtcagaggcagaaacagaaaCCGAAGTCAAGATCACCTAGGACAAGGGGTGCCCAGGGCAAGCTCCCAGAAGgcagaggctggagagagggagcaggTCAAGCAGGGAGCGGCTGACCACACCCTGTGGCCTCACTCACAAAGGCTCCTCTGGTTTTCAGTTCCTAAGAGCAGCAGGAAAAGGGAGGGACAAGTGAGGCTGTTCCTCTGGCCCCACTCTGTTCCTCCCACCACCTCAGGCAGCAGGCCTCCAGATTCAGGcaatggagaggagaggaagaaaagaaactcagGGTTGGCTTTTGGGATGCTGATTCAGCTCTGctacctaccttccttcctccGTAGGCAACACTGGACCCAGGAGGCCTCTAGGGCCCTCCCTGGAAGGCCTCCAGCTGCAGGGACATGTCATGGCTTCTGGGAACTGTTGCTTGGAAGGTCTATGGGGGAGAAAACAGAGGCATCAGGATGTCCCTACAGTATATGGAGCCTGCCTGGAGCCAGGGCCCTGTGGGCCAACCTCACGTCCCGGGACTCCTACCCTTAAAAGAGGCTCTTTGCCAGTCTGGAGAGGTATGGGCTGGGATCCCACCAAGCCCATTTAGGAAACCTGGGGTGTGTTTTCAGATGCTTTCTCCTGTGCTCCCAACTTGCTCAGGTGCCCTGGGCATATTCTTCTGCCTTTACCACCACCACCGCACCCCCACAACCGCATGTCCAACTTTACCCCAGCTGCTGGTCTGAAGGGGGTCTTGACAACTCACATTAAAGGACAAAAGAATGCTGGCAGCTTGAAGTGCGTCTTTCCCACAAAGGAGTGGTAGTTCAATAGAAGCCCGTCCTTCATCCAGGGAAGGAATCTTTAATGGTGGGGCATCACATATCTGAACTAGGGCAGCatctggaaggagaaaggagtgTCTTGGCAAAGGCAGGATCTTCCCCAGGCCCCTGAAATCCCAGCCAGAAGAGCTCATCAGGCCCTTCCTTCGCCGATACCCAGGCTGCCCCAAGGAGCCGGTGATCCAGGAAGTTTCAGATGTGGTTCCCTGGGCTCAGAGGGAGCAGAGTAGCCTGGGCTGAACACAAGGTCTGGGTTGAGCCATTTTAGAAGTCCCTGCTTCCAGAGAGTTCTAAACCCAGGAGCTACATGGGAGAAGTGGATGCTGTACTGGCCAACGGCCACAGCACACTTAGAGCCCTGCGGGGCAGCCCTGGAAACTCCAATGGGAGCAACTgcccccgggggtgggggaggggctggcagCCTGAGAGGCCACCGGTCCCCTCCACCGGCTCACTCACTCTCCTGCCCTCCTGAGGCTCTTAGCCCTGAAGGGAGGACACTCATTGTTCCCATGTCTCTTAGGGGAAAACCGGGGTTCAGAGATACAACCAGACAGCTTGGGAACCAGCACAGATACCCTTCCTCAATTAATAAGGTCCTGAAAAAAATTGTTCCTAtacacaaaaaaaatatatacagttataTAGAGATACTGTACCAGGTGGCTGCCATCTACCAGAAGCAGGTTTGCTAGCACTAGGAGGTGGGTGAGGATGATGTCCCCAGAGCTGACACTGAGCTCAGGCTTTAAGCATAGCGAAGGTAAAaggaagcagggctggggcagcaAGGCCATCTGGGCTGTGTCTGCGGAGTCATGCTTGCCTGCTGACCCTACCACCCCTGACCCATTTGAGCCCCGGTTCTTGTGAAAGAGAGCCATCGAGAGATGACTAtgcaggaggaaaggaagaatctCAACGGCAAAGTGTCCAGGGTGGGTTGGGGGTACAGAGAAAGTTAGAGATAAAGCAGAAACCCTTGTCAAGATGGCAGTGCCACTAAAAGGGAGGGGGAATGGCGGGAAGTCAAAAagagcagggtgggtgggtgagggagaaaAAGCGGGGGAGAAGGGTAGAGGCCTGGGGAAGGCCAAGTCCAGGGGCATCGTAGGGGGGCTGAAGCACAGAAGCAGTGCACTGACCAGGGCTGGTGGGCATGGCCCTGGGACCTGTGGGGtgtcttcttccttcccaggTCATTgctgagagaggcaggcagaggcagggagcaAGGGGGCCAGCTGGAGAAAGACAGGAGGGGACAGAAAGCCCGACAGTGGTCTTGTCTTGTCTATGTCCCCTTGTCCCTTCTTCCCAACTCTCTCTCACCGAAGCCCAGCCCCAGAaacaagggaaaggaaggggggaaCCAGGGGAGGCGGGGTGGGAAGGTGGGAACTGGGAATCcttttcagaaagaaatgaacagcTTAACAGGATTGAGTTCAGTGACCAGGAAACACCCCTCTAATGGTGGACAGTTAAGCATCCAGTATGGAAccctgtggggtggggaggggcagtcgAAGCCGCCTTCTGAACCCCTCACACCCCAGCCTGAGTCACCCCTTCAGGGCACACGAGGGGAAGCCAGGCCTGAGAGAGACCTGGAAGTAGCTCCTAGGCTGAGGAGGACGTTgagctgcctcctccaggaaggctgcCTGAAGAATTATAGGTCCAGACATGTTAGGGAATAGATAAGAGAGAGGGGTGCCAAGGCATGTTCCCTCCCCCAAGAGCCCCTGCCAGGCTGTTCAGGGAAACCCCAGCAGGAGCAACTGACActttttcttccctccacccTAGCAGTGGGGGAGCTATTTCTGGGCTCCTCAAGGGGTGCTCCGTCCACCAGCTCTGTTGCCGGCCCAGTGCCCTGGGTGGAGACAGGCCATGAACAGGAATGGAAACTGGACTTAGAAGTCTAGGGAAAGTAGTCTCAAGGAAGATAATCAATGGCTTTCCACATAGCTCAGTGAGCACCAGCCGAGAAGGAAGATTTGGAGTCGGATTTCTCTTCAGGCAAGGGCTCGGGGACATCTAACTCTGGTGTTGCTGTTGGAGCATGCTCATATGTGCTCCCCAGCAGACCTGGACAGAGGATTTTGTGGGAGAGTCCCTTCAGAAGACTGTTCCAGTAAACCAACTTCCCAATGGCTCAACTACCACGCATCTTGGCAAGGGACTTGGCAGTCCTGGCCGGGGTGtctctctcacttcctttttgattttccttttgtcaGTATCCTCCGGAATTTGTCGAGGGTTTCACCCATGCATAAAGTCATTGCTTTATCAAATCTTTGTTTGAGCTTTACTAGGCAgtggggatacaaagatgaatgagacaaaGTTCCTGTATTCAAGTATCTTTGTCCATAGTGAGAAACGGCACACTGGCATGCTGGGAATGGAAATAGAAATGCGAGGCCTGGGCTGATGGCTTGGGTCTATACGCCCTGTGGTCATGGCCTGCACACATACACGCATCCAGAGAAAATGAACATTCGGGAAATGCCAGGAAATATAGATGGTTCACTGTGACCAGCCAGGAAGTTAGAAGCTAGAATGTTCTTTGCCCACTCAGAAGttgaatctaaaacaaaacaaaacaaaacaccccaaaaacaaacaaacaaaaaaaaccccacagaaacaaacccacataCTCACCCATGTTATCAGGGTCCTGATCTTGAGAAACACTGATGTTAGGGAAAGGAAACCACTCAGGACCTTGATAGTCCTGTGGGAGTGGTGACCAAGGAAGCCATTGGATATGCCCCAATTTGTAAGGACTTCTGAGGGTGGCATGGGTTTATCATGGACAAGGGTCAGATGCTTCCTGAAACCAGTGCAGGACTGAGAAAGGGAAATCCCCAACATCCAGGCTTTGTGGATGTGAGTGCTCACAGGGCCTGGGATTGTGTCTGGAAGCTGCCTCCTTGGCATCTTCAGTCAAAGGTTAGAAGCCGTGGGCTGGTCCTAAAAAGTGGTAATAGCCCAGGTGATGGCCAATGGGAAGTCTTAGAGACTCATGGAAGGGACTAGGGAAAGGTGGGGTGACACTGGAGCATCACCAAGATGGCACTTTCTTGCCATCAGAAACAGGGCCTGGCAGGAAAGGAAGTTGCCCCCCCCCTCGCCACCCACCCCGCCAGCCACccagctgggaggagaggaggagggaccaGAGCCAGCTGGGcccactccctccctgctgctcctgcCTTCATCCATCCCTTCCAAGAAAGAGGTCCAAACAAAGGGCTGTTTGACCAATCTCAAACCCTGGAGAAGCTGGGACTCTGGACAGAATGGGGCAAGAAAAGGAGCTAGAACTGCTGAGGTCTTATCtgcagaaagaaattgaaggagagagtGCACAGCTGGGAGATGGACCGAAGAGAAAAGAATCATACTTGAAATGTCATTACACACAAAAGAGGagacaagagagggagaagggagtgtTGCTTAGGGGGACCAGAGTCAGAGTGAAATGAGGTCAAGGAGAGAGGTGACCAAGGAACCAACTGACTGGAACTTGCCCAGGGAAGGGAGCCGTGGGGGTGCAGAGCCTTCGAGATGGATGCAGCAGCTGGGAGGAGGCTAGGGTGGCCAAGTGGACCAGACACTGAGTTGGCAAGAAAAGCTTTCCTACTGGGAGCAGAAATGTAGCCATGTTCCATGCTATGTGTACAGAAATGTGGTTCGCCCTTGCCCCCTCTGCTCCTAACTCGGGACCAGCTTCTCCTGGAATAAACACTGATGAACAAAAAGAGAGGAGGCTGAAGTGAGCAGTCCATGAACTGAAGGTGGCATTGTGCAGGTGTTCCTTGGTGAGAAGCTCATCTCCAGGCTATAAGCAGCCCCTCTGGGACCTGCTGGGACCCCTGTTCTGGGCCGGCCCCAAGGAAAGCAGCAAGTGTCTTTCCAgagcctgcctccctcccaacccTGTCCAGGTGCCCTTGATGAGGATAGCTGAGTTTCCCATCCCATAGTCAGAGGCCCCAGCCTCTTAGCCCAAGCGGTGGCCGCCAACTCTGAGAAGAAAAAGGCTGGCAGCCCCCATGCCTTTCTGTTTCAACCCAGAAAGATCCCATCTTGACGATAGCCTGTTTCCCACTGATGGGAACATAACTGGATAGTCCGAGGAGAGAGGCACATCTGGGCCTGGGCAAAGGGGGACATAGGGTGATTTCCACAGAAGCAAGGTCTTAGATCCCTCCACCCTTCTAGaagtttccctctctcctccccttaaGCCCAGGAAGCCCTGAGAATCCAAGGCCTGAGGGGGTTCAAATGGAGGTTGGCTCACAGCCTGGGGCCAGCAATTGGAGAAAAAAGCTATCTTCCCCTGCGGGAAGTGTTGGAGGTTGTGTGCCCAGGAACTGTGTGGAATAAGCAGTTGCAGTGTATGCATTTGAGGCTGGGCCCTGGgagccccaggagcccctgcacaGAGTCATTGCTCCTGGCTGGCCCTGTCTGCCTTCCGGCACACTTTCCCCAAGAGGAGAGCTGCTGTGGGCTCAGGAGACCCTACAGGTGGGATGAGGCTGGCTCCCCTATTCCTCATGCCATGGAGCTTGCTGACTCCAGGGCACTCGGTAGAGACCAGAACTGGGAGAAGGCCTAAGCTGCTCCATGGCACGGTGGCTGGGAAGGACGGGGCACTTGGAAAATGGTGAAATCACAATTCGGTTCAAGAAGTGAGCAGCAGCCTGGGTCGGGGGTTAGGTTTAGGAGTTCTCTTCAACCAGGTTCCCTAGGCGATTTTCTCTGGATCAGTTACTTTGACTATTCGACCTGCCATGTTGGGGTCTCCATGATTTCTACTTCGTTGGCATGGAAGCCATAGATACATTGCCCTTGGCTTGGACTCCCAAGACAGGGTCCCCCAGAAAGTCCCCACATGACCCTACTGAGTAGGTGGTAGTGAAACAAGCCCTCTTATCTGCTCTCTTTTCTGTGCTCATTCCACCATACCCCTCTgttatttcttcatgtgtttgTCACCAAACAGCTCTGAACTTGAACTTGGTGTCAGGGATACGACAATGAGTGGACCACGTAGTCCTTGCTCTCAAGTTGCTCACCACATTCCAGGGAAAGCTATTGTTCTAAACATCAGGGCAGAGGACGATGGTCACAAATGTTCACCACGGCCTTTGTTAGACCTCCGATGTCAATGTGCCATAATCTTTCTCTTACCTCACACCTCACTGAGGGCTAAAGCCACTTTAGATCAAGATAGTGAAGATGTCAGCAGAAAACCACTTCTACTTTGGGAGTGGCAAGTAATGCGCTAGGGCCTGTGCTCATCAAGATCTCATCATCTTGAAGGAGCTGCTACTTTGGGTGTCCAAATTCCTAGAATGTCCCTGTATGCTCTACTAACATTTTAGGGACCAGGAAAAATCTTGGAGGCTACATGTCCAATGTGGGGAACCTTTAAAATGTTAGAGACTCCAGGTTTGTGAGGGGTTCTGAAGGGTCAGGTGCTTCTTGAGACCAGCACAGgactggggaagggagagcagggagcaccAAGATCCAGGCCCTGGGGTGCTCATAAGGGCTGGGATTGTCTGGAAGCTGCCTCCTTGGTATGCCCAGTCAAAGGGCAGGGGACCAAGGGTTGGTCCCAAGAAGAAGGTGACAACACAGAAGATGGTCAATGAGGATGTCTGGGGGGCTCATGGAGTGGGCCAGGAAGAGGCGGGACAATGTTAGAGTATCACCAAGACGATGCTTCCTCAAAATCAGAAACAGAGCCTGGGAAATGGTTTAATGGAACAACTTATgtacattttaacataatttaaaaaaaaaaagaaacaaggtattgagaggaaaaaagaaaaatgccccccaccccagcttggaGAATGGACAGAAGGGAGGCAGGGCTCATGCCTTTCCTGCAGCCTCTGACTTTACTGGCCTCTGGTCCAGTCATGACTGAGGAGGAGAGCAAAAGGAAGTGAACTGGATCCATCTCAAACGCCTAGAGGACCCAGAACACTGGAGAGACAGTAAGAAATTCTGGGGTTGCATCTgctgacagagagggagaaagaaacagaaggagcATGGGCAGGGTGGGAAGTCCACAGAGACAAGAGTAAGAGAGTGCAGGTGTGAACACAGCCCTCCAAGTGCCAGAGCACCCCAGttccagagggagaaaagagagggacaggcacagagagaggaagcagcTGGCCACACTCTGCCCCAGGCTGAGAAGAATCATATTCTTTTGGATTTCATGGTTCAAAAAGATACCAAATAAGAAAGCAGAAATTTTCAGAGGCAGAGAAAATTGCTGGGGAAAATGTTCCCAAGATGGGATGGGCAAGATGCTGTGTGATTCAGAAGGCACTTGCGTTCTGTGTAGGGACTCCTCTCCTCAGCGATGGATTGCCCAGCTACTTTCTGGTGATGGAGGGCCCAGATGAATTAAGGAGGAttgaagaggagaaggaaaacaatgcAGGACTGGATGCCTGGCTGGACAGGAAACTGCCACTTGCCTTTCTGAGTCAAGCCATGCATCAATCTCTAGATCAGCTGACCATGTACCCACCTGCAGGGATCCTTTGCAGGGCAAGCATGCAGAGGGAAGCTGCACGCAGAGTATATGAGACATGCCCTTGGCCTTAGGAGGCCTGGCCCTTGCTGTTGCTCTCAGAAGCTGCCCCTCTGGAACCAGGAAC harbors:
- the LOC113909858 gene encoding uncharacterized protein LOC113909858 isoform X1: MKDGLLLNYHSFVGKTHFKLPAFFCPLIPSKQQFPEAMTCPCSWRPSREGPRGLLGPVLPTEEGRERLDPRSGKEPKDSKGRAPSDSTQGHSPLTQIQIPIQDHKLPIYGVPWIGFYYIFPNCPQERFFQFTLSPALDERVPAPSTPLSTPGTRSTASPQRETTWNRACRQRSETNWYCFETLRFWGNCF
- the LOC113909858 gene encoding uncharacterized protein LOC113909858 isoform X3, whose amino-acid sequence is MKDGLLLNYHSFVGKTHFKLPAFFCPLIPSKQQFPEAMTCPCSWRPSREGPRGLLGPVLPTEEGRERLDPRSGKEPKDSKGRAPSDSTQGHSPLTQIQIPIQDHKLPIYGVPWIVVKSLWWLND